Proteins encoded together in one Triticum dicoccoides isolate Atlit2015 ecotype Zavitan chromosome 7B, WEW_v2.0, whole genome shotgun sequence window:
- the LOC119335226 gene encoding MADS-box transcription factor 18-like produces the protein MWLANNTPKSLVFCRSLCFLFVVVSFFLFVHISMPRKERRSGVAYIHNDKDRDLTFYKRRSGLFKRATDISALTRARVAVVLETNNGKMHSFGTPLADPIVDAFLFGAPPVVPSAEEATTARIGSLQNEVARLDMENMTEEDKNQLSILRMKNIQEGNPGMVANLIFTKEKDLSLEDLNKLFSELSRVQKDIRFRLPPLHGREDKTGDTSVAEDRQLPSVLSADHLSTTHSLMQSPWPHNLSQHQLPLDPPPSQPEQTSGPLFPMQVPIFHSAPPSLAPPLASHVQPIPNQVHEQTPPEELHVQNYESTCNVVQPQQNDANHDSTSGHNLEASPLLGYSSGNAFSIDDPFNTEEWGFPLSDQSYYNSFLGMDAYLGSSGTDLGQSSMVNGGWVDVPPSSTGQYIDILTNYGELL, from the coding sequence ATGTGGTTAGCAAACAATACCCCTAAATCTCTAGTTTTCTGTAGATCCTTGTGCTTCCTATTTGTAGTAGTTAGTTTCTTCCTCTTTGTCCACATTAGTATGCCGAGGAAAGAGCGGCGGTCAGGTGTGGCATACATCCACAATGACAAAGACCGTGATCTAACCTTCTACAAGCGACGTTCCGGTTTGTTCAAGAGGGCGACTGACATCTCTGCCCTCACTAGGGCTAGGGTTGCGGTCGTCCTAGAAACAAACAATGGAAAGATGCACTCATTTGGGACGCCATTGGCCGATCCCATTGTTGATGCTTTCCTATTTGGAGCTCCACCAGTAGTTCCCTCCGCCGAGGAGGCAACCACTGCTAGGATTGGAAGCCTACAGAACGAGGTGGCTCGGTTGGACATGGAGAACATGACCGAGGAAGACAAAAACCAACTTTCCATCCTTCGTATGAAAAATATACAAGAAGGGAATCCAGGTATGGTGGCAAATCTTATCTTCACGAAGGAAAAAGATCTCAGTCTTGAAGATCTGAACAAGCTCTTCAGTGAGCTCTCTCGGGTCCAAAAAGATATTAGATTCCGGCTACCTCCATTGCATGGTCGTGAAGACAAGACCGGTGACACATCTGTGGCAGAAGATCGGCAACTACCAAGTGTTCTGTCGGCGGATCATTTGAGTACTACTCATTCACTTATGCAGTCACCATGGCCTCACAATCTCTCACAACACCAGCTACCTTTAGATCCACCACCATCACAACCAGAACAAACTTCGGGACCACTTTTTCCTATGCAGGTACCAATTTTCCATTCTGCACCACCATCTTTAGCTCCACCCTTGGCTTCCCATGTCCAACCCATACCAAATCAGGTACATGAGCAAACTCCACCAGAGGAGTTGCATGTTCAGAACTATGAAAGTACTTGCAACGTAGTTCAACCACAACAAAATGACGCAAACCATGACTCAACATCCGGGCATAATTTGGAGGCCTCTCCACTATTGGGGTACtcgagtggcaatgccttttctattGATGACCCATTTAACACTGAAGAATGGGGTTTTCCTCTATCGGATCAGTCGTACTACAATAGTTTCCTAGGGATGGATGCTTACTTAGGCTCTAGCGGTACGGATC